CTGCGGCATGCCTGGTGGCGGCTGCCGGGGATGGCCAAGCCCCGGAAGGAAGGTGAGCTGGACCACCTGGGCGCGGAGTGGACGGCGGCGTCCCGGGCGAACTGGCGGCTCGCGGACCGGCCCGACGACTACGACATCGACATGGTGGTCATCCATGTCGTCCAGGGCAGCTATCCGACGGCGCTGAGGGTCTTCAAGGACCCGGGGCACGGTGCCGCGGCGCACTATGTCGTCCGCAAGGACGGACATGTGGCCCAGATGATCCGCGAGCTGGACGTGGCCTTCCACTCGGGCAACCGCTCCTACAACGAACGCAGCGTCGGCATAGAACACGAAGGCTTCGTGGACCGCCCGGGCGACTTCACGG
This window of the Streptomyces sp. SLBN-118 genome carries:
- a CDS encoding N-acetylmuramoyl-L-alanine amidase, translating into MGSESKGGDKQAEGRGVSRRAVLIGGGAVVVGVGVLARDELRHAWWRLPGMAKPRKEGELDHLGAEWTAASRANWRLADRPDDYDIDMVVIHVVQGSYPTALRVFKDPGHGAAAHYVVRKDGHVAQMIRELDVAFHSGNRSYNERSVGIEHEGFVDRPGDFTDAMYQASAQLTAGICTRYGIPVDRKHIIGHVEVPGTDHTDPGPHWDWNRYLALVRKALPTARKAAEARTPG